AGGGTATAAAATTGATGAATACAGAGAAAGTAAGACCCCAATCTTTACTGCGGTTTTGAGTCTGCTTGGCGTAATTATATCTTTGTATCAGGTTGTAAAACAACTCAATAAAAATAGCAGCTGATTATTTAAACCGGCAGTAATTCCCTACTTTTGTAAAAAAAATACTGCCTTGAGTTTAACGCGTTTTACCCTCTATTATTTATTGTACAGCTTTGTCCTCGCTGTAATTGCTTATTTCCTTCCCTCTGTTTTTCCTGATCAGCTGATTCTGGTAAAGAAGTTCTGGCTGGTATTTGGCTTTTTGGCCAGCATCACATTTATTGCTTATATATTAGCTGATTTAGGAATAAAAAAGAACCCTGAGACCGGAATAATGGCAATTATGGGGTCGATTGCATTGAAGATGATTTTTTCTATGGCTTTTGTGCTGATTTACAGCTTAAAGGGCAAGGAAAACGGCTTTGTTTTTGTCCTGAATTTTTTTTCTTTATATTTATTGTTCAGCTTCTTTGAAATATACTGTTTGTTACGTAACTTGCGCCACCAAAATAAAAAGTAAAAATCTGCGAGTAAATGGATTGTAGCCACGTTTTTGAGTTTAAAGTGAAAAGGTTAATTGTTGTTTTTACGCTGTTTTTAGCGTTTTTTTCTGTTACACCCGCAGCTTTTGCTCAGGTGGACACAGCACAAGTAACAGAAGATTCCCATGCCCAACCAGAGGCTGAGAAAAAGTTTGACATTGGTAAGTTTGCGCTACACCATATTGCGGATTCGCATAGCTGGCACGTAATTGGGCATACTTATATTGATCTTCCGGTAATATTGTATACCAAAGCTGGTGTTGTAAATTTCAGTTCTGCTGACTTTAATCACGATGATGAGGGTAAAGTAGTGGTAGAAAGAAAAGGACAGCGCTTTGTGAAAATGCACGAAAAAATCTATTATGCATCTGATGTTGCGAATGAGCATGGACAATTTCTGAGCTTAGATGAGAAACATCATGCATCAAATGAACGTCCTTTGGATTTATCCATTACTAAGAACGTTTGTACCCTGATTTTATCAATGATTATTCTGCTTGTGGTATTTATCAATGTAGCCAATGGTTATAAAAAACGTAAAGGGAAATCGCCAAAAGGATTACAATCCTGGATGGAGCCGATCATTCTTTTTGTACGTGATGATATTGCGAAACCGAATCTTGGTCATAAATATGAGCGTTTCATGCCTTATTTATTAACCGTATTCTTTTTTATCTGGTTTAACAATATGCTGGGATTAATTCCATTTTTACCAGGGGGAGCCAACTTAACTGGTAATATTGCGGTGACTATGATCTTAGCTATTGCAACTTTCTGCCTTACTGTATTCAATGGTAACAAGTACTACTGGAAACACATCTTTATGCCTGATGTACCATGGTGGATGTACGTTGTAATGGTTCCGGTAGAATTGTTCGGTATCTTTACCAAACCTATTGCCTTAATGATCCGTTTGTTTGCCAACATCACTGCAGGACACATTTTAGTGTTGTCGTTAATCTGCCTTGTGTTTGTATTCAATAGCTTATACATTGCCCCGGTATCGATCGCATTTGCCGTATTTATTGGCGCCATAGAATTATTGGTTGCTTTTATTCAGGCATTTATCTTTACCATATTGTCTGCCCTGTTTATCGGAATGGCAATTGAAGAACACCATTAATAAGAATTATTTTTTAACAACAATTAATATATAAAATCATGATTACAGGAAGTATTGCTGCAATTGGTGCAGGATTAGCTGCGATTGGCGCTGGTCTAGGTATCGGACGCATTGGTGGTTCAGCTATGGACGGTATTGCTCGTCAACCAGAAGCTGCCTCTAAAATTCAAACTGCAATGTTAATCGCTGCTGCCTTCGTTGAGGCTGTTGCGCTTTTCGCAGTAGTAGTTGCCCTAATGGGTAATGGCTAGAAATTAAAAGGTGCCAGGTATATGCCTGGTACCATTTATTGTTAAAAAAGAACAAAATATTAATATATACATAGATGGAATTATTATTACCTGAATTTGGCCTAGTTATCTTTCAATCCATTGCTTTCTTATTGCTAATGTTCCTATTGGCGAAATTTGCCTGGAAACCCGTTTTGGCAGCAATTAAAGAACGTGAGCAGTCAATTGATGAGGCTTTAAATAAAGCTGAACTGGCGAAACAAGAAATGGCTCGTTTAACTGCGCAGAATGAAGATTTAATGAAATCTGCACGTGCAGAACGTGATCTGATCCTGAAAGAAGCAAAAACACTTAAGGATAATATCATTAACGAAGCTAAAACTTCGGCACAAAATGAAGGCGCGAAGCTAATTGAAAAGGCTAAGATCGAAATTGAAAACCAGAAGAAAGCTGCTTTAGCAGAATTGAAAAACCAGGTTTCTACTTTATCATTAGATATTGCAGAACGTGTGTTGCGTAATCAATTACAGGATAAAGCTACCCAACAGGATTTAGTTGCTAATCTTTTAAAAGATGTTGAATTAAACTAGTTGATAGTTTGTTTAGCCAAATTAGATAAAAATGTTAGAAAATAAAGCAGCATCGAGATACGCCAAATCGTTAATAGATCTTTCTAATGAGCAGAATGCTTTAGAAGAAATCAAAAGCGATATGGTTCTTTTAGATCAGGTAATTGATCAGAATCCGGAATTAGAAGCTATTCTTAAAAACCCGATTGTCCCTTTGGATAAAAAATCAGGAATTTTAGAAAATGTGTTTGGAGCCAAAGTTAATGCGGTAACTAAAGCCTTCTTAAAACTGGTGGTAAACAAAGGACGTTCTGAAATCTTATTCGGAACAGCAAAAGCCTTTATTCAGCAATACAATGCGATTAAAGGAATTGTAACTGCTGAAGTGACTTCAGCTACGGAATTGACAGAAGCAAACAGAGCAGAGATCGTAGCTATAGTGAAAAAAGAAGTAGGCGCTAATGAAGTAGTGATTAAAGAAAAAGTTAATGACAAACTAATTGGCGGTTTTATTTTAAAGGTTGGTGATAAGCAATTTGATGCGAGTATTGCCAGTGGTTTGAATAAACTTAAAAAAGAATTTGCTCAGGGAATTGTTTAACTTGAGTATTTAATAATAGAAGATAACATATACTGATTTACAAAAGAAATAATATAAAATTATGGTAGAGGTAAGACCAGACGAAGTATCGGCAATTATCAGGCAACAATTGGCGGGCTTTAAATCAGAAGCAGAACTTGAAGAAGTTGGTACCGTATTGCAGGTGGGTGATGGTATTGCCCGTGTTTATGGTTTAACTAAAGTTCAATCCGGTGAGTTAGTTGAATTTGAAAACGGCTTACAAGGTATTGTTTTGAACCTTGAAGAAGATAATGTTGGTGTGGTTCTATTGGGCCCATCTGACACGATCAAAGAAGGTGATACGATTAAACGTACTAAGAAAATCGCCTCTATCAAAGTTGGTGAAGGTATGTTAGGCCGTGTGGTAAACACACTAGGCGAACCAATCGATGGTAAAGGACCAATCATTGGTGAGACTTATGAGATGCCAATTGAGCGTAAAGCTCCTGGGGTAATCTATCGTCAGCCGGTAACTGAGCCTCTACAAACTGGTATCAAAGCTATCGATGGTATGATTCCAATCGGTCGTGGTCAGCGTGAGTTGGTAATCGGTGACCGTCAGATTGGTAAAACTGCGGTATGTATCGATACTATTATCAACCAAAAAGAATTTTACGAAGCAGGTAATCCTGTATTCTGTATATATGTTGCTTGCGGACAAAAAGCAAGTACTGTGGCGAACATCGTTCGTACGTTAGAAGAAAACGGTGCAATGCCATATACGGTTGTTGTTGCTGCTTCTGCTGCTGAACCTGCTCCTCTACAGTTCTACGCTCCATTCTCTGGTGCAGCGATCGGTGAGTTCTTCCGTGATACAGGCAGACCAGCATTAATTGTTTATGATGACTTGTCTAAGCAAGCTGTAGCTTACCGTGAGGTTTCATTATTACTACGTCGTCCACCGGGTCGTGAGGCTTATCCGGGTGACGTATTTTACCTTCACAGTCGTTTATTAGAGCGTGCTGCTAAGATCAACTCTAACGATGACATTGCACAGGCAATGAATGACCTTCCTGAATCATTGAAAGGTATCGTTAAAGGCGGTGGTTCATTAACTGCACTTCCAATTATCGAAACTCAGGCTGGTGACGTTTCTGCTTATATCCCTACAAACGTAATCTCAATTACTGACGGTCAGATCTTCTTAGAATCCAACTTATTCAACGCAGGTATCCGTCCGGCAATTAACGTAGGTATCTCGGTATCACGTGTAGGTGGTAATGCGCAGATCAAATCAATGAAAAAAGTTGCTGGTACTTTGAAATTGGATCAGGCTCAATACCGTGAGTTAGAGGCTTTCTCTAAATTCGGTTCTGATCTTGATGCAGCTACTAAATCAGTTCTTGATAAAGGTGCACGTAACGTGGAAATCCTTAAACAAGGACAGTTCTCTCCAATGACTGTAGAGAAACAAGTAGCAATTATTTATATCGGTACTAAAAACTTAATGCGTTCAGTTCCTGTAAATAAAGTAAAAGAATTTGAAGCTGAATATTTACAACAATTGGAATTACGTCATCCTGATACTTTGAAAGCTTTAAAAGCTGGAAAATTTGATGATCAAATTACTGGAGTGTTGGAAACTGTTGCAAAAGAGCTTTCAAGTAAATACTAATTACTCTCGACTGAAAGAATAAAAAAGAATGGCTAATTTAAAAGAAGTAAGAATTCGTATATCATCGGTGCAATCTACACAGCAGATCACCAAAGCCATGAAAATGGTTTCGGCTGCGAAGTTGAAGCGTGCGACCAATGCGATTGTTCAGCTACGTCCGTATGCTACAAAGCTTAAAGAAATCTTGGGAAATCTTTCGGCAAGCTTAGAGGGATCATCGTCACCGTTTATTCAGGAGCGTGAACCTAACAAGGTATTGATTGTAGTGGTTTCTTCTAACCGTGGTTTAGCTGGTGCCTTTAATATGAATGTGATTAAAGCGACCAATAACTTAATTGCGGAAAAATATAGCGAACAATACAAAAATGGTAATGTAAGTATCGTTGCAATCGGTAAGAAATCTCAGGACTTCTACGAAAAACGGAACTATAATGTCATCGGAAACAACAACG
This region of Pedobacter steynii genomic DNA includes:
- the atpE gene encoding ATP synthase F0 subunit C yields the protein MTGSIAAIGAGLAAIGAGLGIGRIGGSAMDGIARQPEAASKIQTAMLIAAAFVEAVALFAVVVALMGNG
- a CDS encoding F0F1 ATP synthase subunit B: MELLLPEFGLVIFQSIAFLLLMFLLAKFAWKPVLAAIKEREQSIDEALNKAELAKQEMARLTAQNEDLMKSARAERDLILKEAKTLKDNIINEAKTSAQNEGAKLIEKAKIEIENQKKAALAELKNQVSTLSLDIAERVLRNQLQDKATQQDLVANLLKDVELN
- a CDS encoding AtpZ/AtpI family protein, which translates into the protein MEPNEKKKNINNFAKYSSISFQMLATIGLFAFAGYKIDEYRESKTPIFTAVLSLLGVIISLYQVVKQLNKNSS
- the atpB gene encoding F0F1 ATP synthase subunit A; protein product: MDCSHVFEFKVKRLIVVFTLFLAFFSVTPAAFAQVDTAQVTEDSHAQPEAEKKFDIGKFALHHIADSHSWHVIGHTYIDLPVILYTKAGVVNFSSADFNHDDEGKVVVERKGQRFVKMHEKIYYASDVANEHGQFLSLDEKHHASNERPLDLSITKNVCTLILSMIILLVVFINVANGYKKRKGKSPKGLQSWMEPIILFVRDDIAKPNLGHKYERFMPYLLTVFFFIWFNNMLGLIPFLPGGANLTGNIAVTMILAIATFCLTVFNGNKYYWKHIFMPDVPWWMYVVMVPVELFGIFTKPIALMIRLFANITAGHILVLSLICLVFVFNSLYIAPVSIAFAVFIGAIELLVAFIQAFIFTILSALFIGMAIEEHH
- the atpA gene encoding F0F1 ATP synthase subunit alpha, with protein sequence MVEVRPDEVSAIIRQQLAGFKSEAELEEVGTVLQVGDGIARVYGLTKVQSGELVEFENGLQGIVLNLEEDNVGVVLLGPSDTIKEGDTIKRTKKIASIKVGEGMLGRVVNTLGEPIDGKGPIIGETYEMPIERKAPGVIYRQPVTEPLQTGIKAIDGMIPIGRGQRELVIGDRQIGKTAVCIDTIINQKEFYEAGNPVFCIYVACGQKASTVANIVRTLEENGAMPYTVVVAASAAEPAPLQFYAPFSGAAIGEFFRDTGRPALIVYDDLSKQAVAYREVSLLLRRPPGREAYPGDVFYLHSRLLERAAKINSNDDIAQAMNDLPESLKGIVKGGGSLTALPIIETQAGDVSAYIPTNVISITDGQIFLESNLFNAGIRPAINVGISVSRVGGNAQIKSMKKVAGTLKLDQAQYRELEAFSKFGSDLDAATKSVLDKGARNVEILKQGQFSPMTVEKQVAIIYIGTKNLMRSVPVNKVKEFEAEYLQQLELRHPDTLKALKAGKFDDQITGVLETVAKELSSKY
- the atpH gene encoding ATP synthase F1 subunit delta, producing the protein MLENKAASRYAKSLIDLSNEQNALEEIKSDMVLLDQVIDQNPELEAILKNPIVPLDKKSGILENVFGAKVNAVTKAFLKLVVNKGRSEILFGTAKAFIQQYNAIKGIVTAEVTSATELTEANRAEIVAIVKKEVGANEVVIKEKVNDKLIGGFILKVGDKQFDASIASGLNKLKKEFAQGIV